The window CCAGTTACAGAGAAATGCAACAATTTTCGGTTCGAATGTAGTTTGATTTGACATCACATAAAAACAAAAATTAAGTTAATTAAATTCTACGGAGTTGATTTCCGCAAACACCTGTTCATCGGTAAAGCCTGCCAACTCGACACTCTTTGACCTGCAGGTTGCAGCACACAAACCGCACCCCTGGCACAGGCCCTCATTTACCCTGGCAACGGTCTTTATCACGCTGCCATCACGAGCCTTTATCTCTTCCTGCTCAATAGCACCATACGGACAGACTCTTTGACAGTAAAAACATCCTATACACGTTGAAAATACCGGCGGGGGTAATCTGTCAACTTTAGCAATTACCGGTTCTCGTTCCAGCTGATCCGACGACAGCAATGCCATAACTTTAGCTGCAGCCCCGCTTGCCTGTGCCACCGTTTCCGGTATGTCCTTCGGGCCCTGGCAGGCCCCTGCAAGAAAAATCCCGGCATTACTGCTTTCGACTGGTCGGAGTTTCGGATGTAATTCTGAAAAGAACCTGTCTTTGTCATATTGTATGCTGAGAGTCCGTGCAACGACATCAGCATCATCCTGCGCCTTCATTGCAGAAGCAAGAACAACCATATCTGCCTCAATCTCAACCTGAGAACCTGTTAACGTATCAGCTCCCAGAACAACCAGCTTCTCTCCTTTTTTGTAGATTCTGGACACACGCCCCCTCAGGTATGTAGCCCCCTCTTCTTCGATCGCCCTCAGCGAAAACTCTTCATAATTCTTTCCGCCACATCTGATATCAATATAGAAGACAAAGGCGTGACCGTGATGAACCTTATGTTTATACAGCATTGTATGTTTGGCCGTATACATACAACAGGTTTTTGAACAGTACGAACAACCTTTCGCAGGATCACGAGAACCAACACACTGAATAAACACGATAATCTCCGGCTCTTTACCATCAGAAGGCCTTCTTATCTCACCTTCCGTTGGCCCGGAAGCACTCGCAAGACGCTCAAACTGCAACCCCGTTATCACATCTTTATATTTACCCTTACCATATTCACCATAGACATTGTTCGGCAGCTCCTTGTAACCGGTAGCGACAACAATAGCCCCCACTTTCACTTCCACAATCTCATCTTCCTGTGCATAGTCGATTGCCTTGACGGGCGCTATCGGGCACACATCGTAACACTTTCTGCAAACCTTAGACTCTTCGGGCGGTATGTTCTTCTTCCGTGCATCCCGGTACAAGAGACAGTGCTCCTTATCAATTACCGGTTTACTCGGAATTGCCTGTGGAAATGGAATATAGATGGCCGTTCTGTTCCCCAGCCCCGTATCAAACTCACTCTTGATTTTTTTGCTCGGACACACCTGCCAGCATGAACTACAGCCGGTACACAAGTCAAGATCAACCGCTCTTGCCTTTTTTCGGATTTTGACGTTAAAATTCCCTATATAGCCACCAACCGACTCTACCTCGGACCAGGTATAGAGCGTAATGTTATCATGCTGTGCAACCTCAACCATTCTCGGAGTCAAAATACATTGTGAGCAGTCAAGAGTTGGAAACGTTTCAGACAATTGGGCCATATGCCCGCCAATCGACGCATCTTTCTCCACGAGTATGACCTCGTTCCCCCCATCAGCTATATCCAACGCCGCCTGTATCCCTGCAATTCCACCTCCAATAACCAGAGCTCGTTTCGTCACAGGAACTTTTATTGCCTCCAGTGATCTATCCTTACGGGTTTTTTCGGTCATCATCCTCACTAAATCAATGGATTTCTCCGTCCCCTGAGCCTTGTCCTGATGCACCCATGAACACTGCTCCCGGATATTCGACACCTCAACCTGATACGGGTTCAAGCCTGTCTTTACCGCGGCATTACGAAATGTCCGTTCATGCATCTTTGGAGAACAGGCTGCCACCACTACTCCGGTCAACCCCTCTTCCGCAATCTTATCCCTTAACAATTTCTGCCCGGGATCCGAACACATATATTTATATGTCGTAGCATACGAGACACCCGGATACTTCTTCTTGGCCTCTTCTGCAACTTTCTCAACGTCAACTGTAGCAGAGATATTCGTACCACAGTGACAGACAAAAACACCGATCTTTTTACCCACTACCCACTCCTTGTTAAACAGAAAAAATGCTCAATACCCCTTTTACGTATACGCATCAACGACAGACTTCGTATCAACAAAGTGCTTATCCAATCCAAGACCTATGGGACCCAAGCCCAGGGCAAGCCCGATAAGCTCTGAAATATACACAATAGGGATATTAAATTTACGCTTGTACTCTTTTTCAATCTTTTTTTGCCTCATATCAAGATTTGCATGACACATTGGACATGCTACTGCTATAGCATGCGCACCTGCCTCCTCTGCACCCTCCAAGATATCATTTGTCAGCTTCACGACCACATCTGTACGGCTAAGAGTAAAGCCGCCTCCGCAGCAATTTGTTTTAAATTCCCACTCTATAGGCTCGGCACCTATCGCCCTGACAATCTCATCCATTGACTGAGGATCCTCCGGATCATCAAACTTCAGCACCTTAGGAGGTCTCACCAGGAGACATCCGTAATAACAGGCAACCTTGAAACCCTTGGCGGTTTTTTTAATTTTCTGCTTGATTTCATCCATATAGTAATTCTTCACAATCTCAAGATAATTGGAGACCTTCACCTTGGTACCACAGGGCATCTCTATAGCGTCCTCGACTTCCCTTTTCAGGACAGCATCTTCCTGCACATCCTTTTGAGAGATAATGAGTCGCTGAGAACACATCGGACAGGGTGCCAGAATTTCCTTATACTCATGTTTCTCCGCAAGGCTTAGATTTCTCACAGACAAAGCCGTAGACAGCTTGTGGTTAGTTGCGTGTGCCGAAGAAGCACCGCAGCAGCTCCAATCGGGAATCTCTTCGATCTCAGGGCCAATTACTTTCGACACCCTCATTACAGAGGTACCATATTCCTCAGAACTTGAACCTTTTGTTATTGCACAACCCGGATAATAACCAATCTTCATTTTTTCCTCTATCTTGCTCGCAAACTATTACCCCTTATTTGGGTTTACATTTTTTAAATATTCGGGCTATAGCGTCCTTCCCCTTAATGTCGTGAGGCAGAAATGATAGTTTTCCTTTCGCTATCATATGAGGCGCAACTGCCAGATCCTGCAAAGCAGTTTTAGGCCTTTTCATCTTGTACTCATTTAACATCCACACCTCAGAGATACGGCCATGTTTTTTGACAGAGTTAAGAAATGATTCATGAAACGCAGTAATATTCTTTTCTAATGGATTGGCAAGATTC is drawn from Candidatus Scalindua sp. and contains these coding sequences:
- a CDS encoding CoB--CoM heterodisulfide reductase iron-sulfur subunit A family protein, which codes for MGKKIGVFVCHCGTNISATVDVEKVAEEAKKKYPGVSYATTYKYMCSDPGQKLLRDKIAEEGLTGVVVAACSPKMHERTFRNAAVKTGLNPYQVEVSNIREQCSWVHQDKAQGTEKSIDLVRMMTEKTRKDRSLEAIKVPVTKRALVIGGGIAGIQAALDIADGGNEVILVEKDASIGGHMAQLSETFPTLDCSQCILTPRMVEVAQHDNITLYTWSEVESVGGYIGNFNVKIRKKARAVDLDLCTGCSSCWQVCPSKKIKSEFDTGLGNRTAIYIPFPQAIPSKPVIDKEHCLLYRDARKKNIPPEESKVCRKCYDVCPIAPVKAIDYAQEDEIVEVKVGAIVVATGYKELPNNVYGEYGKGKYKDVITGLQFERLASASGPTEGEIRRPSDGKEPEIIVFIQCVGSRDPAKGCSYCSKTCCMYTAKHTMLYKHKVHHGHAFVFYIDIRCGGKNYEEFSLRAIEEEGATYLRGRVSRIYKKGEKLVVLGADTLTGSQVEIEADMVVLASAMKAQDDADVVARTLSIQYDKDRFFSELHPKLRPVESSNAGIFLAGACQGPKDIPETVAQASGAAAKVMALLSSDQLEREPVIAKVDRLPPPVFSTCIGCFYCQRVCPYGAIEQEEIKARDGSVIKTVARVNEGLCQGCGLCAATCRSKSVELAGFTDEQVFAEINSVEFN
- a CDS encoding CoB--CoM heterodisulfide reductase iron-sulfur subunit B family protein yields the protein MKIGYYPGCAITKGSSSEEYGTSVMRVSKVIGPEIEEIPDWSCCGASSAHATNHKLSTALSVRNLSLAEKHEYKEILAPCPMCSQRLIISQKDVQEDAVLKREVEDAIEMPCGTKVKVSNYLEIVKNYYMDEIKQKIKKTAKGFKVACYYGCLLVRPPKVLKFDDPEDPQSMDEIVRAIGAEPIEWEFKTNCCGGGFTLSRTDVVVKLTNDILEGAEEAGAHAIAVACPMCHANLDMRQKKIEKEYKRKFNIPIVYISELIGLALGLGPIGLGLDKHFVDTKSVVDAYT